The DNA window GTCTGGAAATACCTCCTGATGAAGAAAGAGTTAAAAAGCATCAATGATCAGATGCGCCCATTCTTCTGTTGTGTGGAGTTGTGTGTGAACAACCCTCAGGTGAAACTCAGTCCTCTCCTGAGCTTGTTGAGGCAGAAAGACCTGACAGCCAAAGATATAGATAACTGGATGAGTAGTGCTAAAAGTGCCTTTCATCAGCAAATGTCTCAGTACTCAGCCTTTGAATGTCCAATTAACACACCTTCATGGAAAGCAGCCGAGACAGACGTCCGTTCATTTATCAAAGAAGATGCTGTCCTGGTGCTGGATGCGTCCAGAGGGGCTTTGGTGGTGGCTGGACGAGCTGATGACATAAAACGAATCAGGGCTCCTGTGGAGAATATCATTCTTAAAGCCATGAGTCAGATTGAACGTCAGACAAATGGAGTCTCTGATGAAATGGATTTGTCCCCTGTCTTGTTCTTCATCCTAACGCATGATGGGCTGCAGAAGGTCACACAGGACATTTCCCCTGAGATCAATGTCTCCTACAGTGACAGCAGCCAGAAGTTAACCATTACAGGACTCCCTGCAGAAGTTTTTCAGATTAAATCATGGATCCTGGAGAGGAAAGTGCGAATGAGTAAAAATCAACTGAATGCACCCTCATGCATTCTGGAGTTCCTCAAGTCCTTGGACCCCATGGACATGTCACAAGACCTATTCACCTCCCAAGGGATCAGTGCCTTCTACAGCATTGAGAGTAACAGAGTTTACCTTACTGGGAGTTCGGACACCAGTCTCGCTGATGCAGAGAGTAAGTTGAAGTCAGTTTTGTCTGTGCAGACTCTGGATGTGGAAGACCAGGAGGTTCTCAAACTGCATGACTGGGTTGACctgaacaaacagctgctggacaCCTACAACTCctcaaagaagaaaacagtggcCATTCAAGTCCATCCAGAAAGAGACAAAGTAAGTGTGGTTGGCTTTGTGAATCCAGTGAAAGAGGTCAGCAGCAGTCTGAAAGAGGTCATGGTGAACTACTCACGGGTTCAAGAAAGTCTTCGTGTCAAGTCCTGTGCTGTTGTTCAGTTCCTCAACAAGAACAAGTTGAACGACTGGAAACATGTTGCTAAAGCCAATGATGTTAAGGTCAGTTTTGATTCAGAGAGGCCAAAAATCACCATCAGTGGAGCTCGTATTCATGTCCAAAAAATCAAATCCTGCTTTCAGGAGCTGATTAGTTCTCTCTGCACTGACACCTTCACTGTGGACAAACCTGGAGCAAAGAAGTATTTCATGTCTCAGGGAAGCATGTTCCTGTCTACAATAATGACAGAGTTCAGCTGTGTGGTGGTGATGCGTTCTGACAatcaagaggaagaggaggaggacgaaaGCTATGTTGCAGAAAATGGTCAATGTTTTTGCAAAGTGAAGACCACGACAGGAGTTCTGGTTTCAGTCACCAAGGCAGACATCTGTAGCTTCAGTGCTGACGCAGTGGTTAATGCAGCTAATGAGGATTTACAGCACATCGGTGGACTGGCTTTAGCGCTTCTCAAAGCTGCAGGACCACAGTTGCAGAAAATGAGTGATGACTACATCGCCAAGAATGGGCGTCTTCGCCCTGGTGACGCCATCGTGACAGATGCTGGTAACCTGCCCTGCAAGTGTGTTGTACATACAGTTGGTCCACGGTTCTCAGACTTTGACAGAAGAACAGCTGTGTCCCGTCTGAAAGTTGCTGTTAAAGAAAGTCTGAGACAAGCAGAGAGGTCCAGCTGCTCCAGCATCGCCCTGCCAGCCATTAGTTCAGGTGTGTTTGGTTTTCCTGTTGACCTCTGTGCTGAGACCATAGCTGAGGCAGTTCGAGAGTTCTGTGATGATCCACAGAGTCGGGGAATGCTGACTGAGATTCACCTGGTGGACAACAATGATAACACCGTCAAGGTCCTGGCCTCAGCGGTCAACAACGAGTTCAGTGACCTTGGATTTACCATGATGGAACCACCGCAGACAGGAAGCAAAGGCGCTGAAGCTTCAGGGTAAACTGAAGAAACATTTGTTCTAGTTGTTTATTGTTGATTAGAACTTTGCCAAAGACTGAATATAGAAGTGAATAAATGATTAACGttaatttaattagttaaacaTTCTGTGACATTTATAATTGTAATATACAGAAAGTCGCTGATACAAAGACAGAGAGTAAGTGTCTTTTTAGTGTAATAAAATTTGTTGTTCACTTGGCAGTGGATATGAGCCGGGTCGAGGTCGTGGTCAGAACCATTCTTACAGCAGCCAAGAAGAAGGAAGagcagaaggagggagaggtaGAGGTAGAGGTAGGGGAACTGGCAAGAAAGGATTTCAGGAAGGCCAGACCAGTAACAGGGGTGATCAGCGCTCCTGGGGACACACAGGGCCTGAAGCGGCAGAAGGGtaaggttgtttttcttttttctcttttgtaatTTTGGTTATGTTCTGAGATAGACCACATTATTAGAATCTGagacacaacaaaagcaaagtAAACAGTGTCTTGTTTGGTTTAATACCTGCTGTTACAATATTTCTGTTCTTTAATTGATTCTAGATCAGGTAGGATGGAGCAGAACACAGCTGAGGGTGTGAAGATTGTTCTCTGGAAGGGAAACATTCAGGACCAGACTGTGAGTACTGACCCTGTTGTGCACTTTGAAACATCATGAatgatattaataaattatgtaGTTTGTGATAAACCACAGTATTAGTATCTAAGTGattgaaaaaaactgaaatatctgCACAGACATCACTTAAACAGAAGCACAAGCAGTCAGACAAGATAAACACTTAATTTTTCAGTCCCCTAATTACTAAGCATTTACctgtaaatatataatttaattcactttacTTATATATCGCAAAATCATGACAAAAGTCATctctttacagtgtaaggttaaGACCaacaaaatgtaactgtatacagctttatatagaaaacccagtAAGACCAACTTTACTGAGCAGAGTagggagtggaggaggaaacagaaaagaccaacagacaacaaaagaacaacaacaagaagcagttCAGGTCCTTCACCTCAACTAAGTCTCTTGTTGGCAGTTTAAGTTGATAATAACTGTAATTCCTGGGGAAAGTCAGCATCCAATTTGAAGAATCACTTCATTTTTTACTCATCAGTTGAAGCAGTTATTCATTGTAGTTACCCAACATTTATGTTGGCAAAGTAGAATTATGGATCAGAAATTAGGCATTAAGAGATTTTCTTGCATAGGTTTTCTGTGTAGTATAGAAAGAAGGAGCACATCTTCCTGTACTGTCTTTAACAATTGCATTTTAATCACCAACAACATCAATTCAaagggtttcttttttttaataaatgctcCCTGCTGCCACTTATTGCATGTTGTAATTACCCTTTACCTGATATAGCTTCTATATTTCCATATATTTACCAGATAAATGCTCAGTAAATGCTTAGAGGATTATAAAAACAATGGGTTACTAACAAACCTTGTCCAGATTTTGAGGTAAAACTGAAAGTAAGTGTAGTTAAAACTCTAATAATCCCTCATTGAACAGGAGAACAGTGTGTACATACCTGCAGCAGTAAAAGGTAGTACAGGAAGTGAGTCAGAAAACAGTAATGGATGTTACAGTGTTCCTGTTCACCTTCATTTTCTCTTCCAAGTAAGTTTGAACACCTCTGTTCTATTGAAGCCTTTCATGTCTTATGAGTGAAATGGTCAGTTGATCATCTAAGTAACTGATACCATAAGATGTAGCTCAAACCTTGTGTCCATTGctgtgatttgttttccagACCAATGTGATCGTCAACACCATTGGAGACAACATGAACCTGACCCAGGGAGCAGTTTCTAAAGCGCTGCTACAGGCAGCCGGACCCAAACTGCAGTCAGCTGTTCGCTCTGAAGCCAAAGCTCCTGTGCTGCAGTGCTGCGATGTCGTCATCACCAAAGGCTTCAAGCTGTCGTGCCAGAAAGTCTTTCACACAGTTTGCCCCTTTTGGGACAAAGGAAAAGGCAACGCAGAGAACGTGAGGGGTTTAATTTATaagattaaaaatgtatgttaatgtgGAGGCCtcctgtttacatttagtcatttggcagacgcttttatcccaagcaacttacaagggtcggcagggtaagcgtaaggaggtcctgcctaaggacccctgTTGGatgtaggccacagccaggattcaaaccccagtgtcccacatggaaggcagtgatctcactactacactaaccagctgctggttACGAACGAACGAAGCAGTTGACCTGATCTAGGcattgtcttgtcttgtcttgtgttatttttatctcAGGGGTTAATACACATCATCAGATATTGTCTGGATCAGGCTGAGAAGCTGAAGATGACTTCACTATCTTTCCCAGCCATTGGTACTGGAAACCTGGGCTTCCCCAGAGACCTGGTGTCCAaagtcctgctgagagagatcCACATCTTCAGCCGTAACAGAAATCCTCGCTATCTGAGAGAGGTGGACATCGTTGTTCATCCCAGTGACAGCCAAACTATCGATGTAGGTTCatgtcagttttattgtttCCCCCTGACACTGAGAAACCAACTAGCACTCCAGATCAGAAATGATTAGTTCTAATTATTTGGTAAAACGGTGAAAACTAATCAATCATTTAGAATCTTTAAACCCTTTCATGACAGAATTACATCTGATTTGAAAACACAGCTCACTTGAGGAGGTCAGAGGTTGCCTCTGCAGAATAGGAAAACAAAACGGGAGCATGTATGATATATGAACCTGGCAAACCTTCCACTATCACAGTCCAGGCCACTGATTCACTTTCCCAATAGTCCAGCATTGAGAGGAGACTTCATAGTGAGCTGAAAGCGAGAAACTCAATGAGACACATACAGCCTTTTGTGCCCTCTGCTGGTTATTTGGCCACTGTGTGATAAAAATGTCCTATTTGgtggtgaaatgtttcaaatgtcAGAATAGGGTGCAGACAGCCATTAGTAGTGGAAATCAGAGGAAACGGTTGCAGATCATCATTAAAGCTATATGGTTCACCAGGTTCCCCAAAGATCTCCAAGTGATATTTGTATGTCGTATGTATCTATAACAGACCCTAATGTCTGATCCAGTTGCCAAACAGCACACCGTTTTTTAAACAACTTGTGTATTGCTGTATTATCATCTGCTTTAATTtaatatgtcaaatatttttcaGTCCTTCTCCAGGGAGTTCAAAGGTCACAATGCTGTGAGAAGCATCCAACAGGAAGCACAGGATTTTACAGTGTCAACAATTCAACAGTCACCCAGAAAGTCACAGCAGCCCTCAGGTAGGAAGCctctcatcttttcatcttcaaTTATGAAAATTCAACCAGGGTATGAATTTGCTCTTGGCAATGAAAGCCCTAAATGTGTAGGACTTGTGCAGCCATAGTGGTTGGAGTCCCGTTTTTTAGCGATTGTAGCTCAGTTGGTGGCATAGTTATTCATGACCCAAGAATTGGTTGTTTAACTCCCGATTCCTCCTGATGAAATGTCAGAGTGGACAAGACACTAAACATTAAATTCAGCTGCCTGACCACAAGAATATACCAAGGGTTGTTTGGGGAACTTGTTGCTGTGGACAACATTAATGCCTGTAATGATGAGACGAGCCAGCCCATATGGTCTTCATATGGATTGGAGACCTAAGATTTTTCAGTCCAGACGAAAATCACATAAATGTTTGGTTCATAGCGCAAGAGTTTTTCAAGCCTTTAgtcaatgtttacatttacacttatcAGATGCCTTTTACCCAAAGTGACTTTCAGTGCGGTAtaaggtacaaaggcagggtaagcgttaGGAGGGACCCCTACTGGAAGTAGGCCACAGCTGAGATTcgtaccactacactatccagccactaaGGTTTGGTTTGGTCAAAAACAAGTAtattaaaggtgtgtgtgtgtgtgttgtgtctgttgcCTCAGTTGGAGCAGTATCATCCCCCTCCCTCGGTGTGTACCAGATGCAGATAGGTCCAATAACCCTCGAGGTGTCATCAGGAGACATCACTAAGGAGGCCAGTGATGTCATCGTCAACTCCTCCAATCCAGACTTTACCCTTAAAGCAGGTGATGATCTTGTGACTTGGAAAATTTTTCACCTCTAGTTTTCGTCCTTGTCTAGTAGCAATTACAGTCTATTGCAAATGTTTCCAAAtcaagaacattttaattattactcTTACTCTCAGACTTTACTTATGATCATGTGATATCTTTCATCCAAATactataaattaatatttctcATTGATTCTTCAAAAGgctacattttaatttcttttccaATTTTCATTGTACAGTAATATAGAGGATTTAGTTCAGACACTGCACGATATTAatgattatgttgttttcttgtatgttaatatgtcaaaaaaacataattacaaccAAACTTTCACTTCACTGATCATTTATACAGAAAGGTATTCAATCATacagatttaaatttttttcctGATAAAACATTAGTagcatttcttgttttgtttctgtcataTTTCAGGAGTCTCCAAAGCGATCTTAGACAGCGCTGGATTAACTGTTGAACTGGAGTGCGCGCAGATCGGTAAGTAGCCGGAACTGAATCTTCAATAAATCATTTTGCTCTTTTGGCTTCCAAGTACATGTGCAGAGGACCTGTGGTACAATTACTGAGGGTCTAACACTCTGCTCAAAGGCATAttgaataatataatataaacaatattgaaaaaacagacaaaagtcagaaaaataaagacaacaata is part of the Anabas testudineus chromosome 9, fAnaTes1.2, whole genome shotgun sequence genome and encodes:
- the LOC113150045 gene encoding protein mono-ADP-ribosyltransferase PARP14-like isoform X3, giving the protein MSGSECPPVVVEGDWSPAQTKTVKNKLLLHFQSKKKSNGGDCRVEVEDGAPRAAVYFRAPEVRAQVLEKDDHEIFLDGKTIRLRLVSASSPTNNSSNISDSSTDLNKTQTPKSEVEPQNGAAAAKKEDSESSQSVAVVLENVTDNMSREILSILVENISGLDDNSFSLEIIWESDSAVVTFNNPADVERFITVSQTNKNMMKYGLTARLLEEAKRIRVEDLPPTASKDLLEIYFDKYLLDKIDMIPEEQAAIVTFSDPKGVKSICMKDHRIGSIPVKVYPYYESLGTALYGKERPIWKMPEPFTENIDHAVWKYLLMKKELKSINDQMRPFFCCVELCVNNPQVKLSPLLSLLRQKDLTAKDIDNWMSSAKSAFHQQMSQYSAFECPINTPSWKAAETDVRSFIKEDAVLVLDASRGALVVAGRADDIKRIRAPVENIILKAMSQIERQTNGVSDEMDLSPVLFFILTHDGLQKVTQDISPEINVSYSDSSQKLTITGLPAEVFQIKSWILERKVRMSKNQLNAPSCILEFLKSLDPMDMSQDLFTSQGISAFYSIESNRVYLTGSSDTSLADAESKLKSVLSVQTLDVEDQEVLKLHDWVDLNKQLLDTYNSSKKKTVAIQVHPERDKVSVVGFVNPVKEVSSSLKEVMVNYSRVQESLRVKSCAVVQFLNKNKLNDWKHVAKANDVKVSFDSERPKITISGARIHVQKIKSCFQELISSLCTDTFTVDKPGAKKYFMSQGSMFLSTIMTEFSCVVVMRSDNQEEEEEDESYVAENGQCFCKVKTTTGVLVSVTKADICSFSADAVVNAANEDLQHIGGLALALLKAAGPQLQKMSDDYIAKNGRLRPGDAIVTDAGNLPCKCVVHTVGPRFSDFDRRTAVSRLKVAVKESLRQAERSSCSSIALPAISSGVFGFPVDLCAETIAEAVREFCDDPQSRGMLTEIHLVDNNDNTVKVLASAVNNEFSDLGFTMMEPPQTGSKGAEASGGYEPGRGRGQNHSYSSQEEGRAEGGRGRGRGRGTGKKGFQEGQTSNRGDQRSWGHTGPEAAEGSGRMEQNTAEGVKIVLWKGNIQDQTTNVIVNTIGDNMNLTQGAVSKALLQAAGPKLQSAVRSEAKAPVLQCCDVVITKGFKLSCQKVFHTVCPFWDKGKGNAENGLIHIIRYCLDQAEKLKMTSLSFPAIGTGNLGFPRDLVSKVLLREIHIFSRNRNPRYLREVDIVVHPSDSQTIDSFSREFKGHNAVRSIQQEAQDFTVSTIQQSPRKSQQPSASVGAVSSPSLGVYQMQIGPITLEVSSGDITKEASDVIVNSSNPDFTLKAGVSKAILDSAGLTVELECAQIVNSPGYQPRPMITTSAGQLPSKTIIHVVGQKDPAIIKDMVYSVLNVCEENTFGSVSFPALGTGQGGAHPSAVADAMVGAVVDFVKKKQPKSVCSVKILIFQTGMMTEFHKNMQSRQGEDLEEKTIITKIKDGWTSFTSMLGFGGEQSSTPELVLEKEEFERAVFQLCAENDQDVRQAKKRITDLIVAEQATRTMRDPFIKQLSQADMEQLKQLQRELTVTIHLDKGLGGQEPSIHLEGLTRDVFTAESAIRDIIRKVERSENLKSKALLVSGVVQWQYPHSDGTMVPFDIYTNLRLEEALGKRQSVKIEINNKTYVANTMLRKAVLEYGRKEVELLRKDLKDDSASPSALPSHWDDMKGDLLKRFPVASGSQEYNNVEKEFRRTGLNSNIISIERVQNVTLWQSYQLMKKEMEKKNKHKNNEKLLFHGTNSNAIDLIDKQGFNRGYAGTHAAAYGNGSYFAVDPIYSARGYAKPDTNGHKPIYLSRVLVGDFTQGKSGMITPPSKNTGNAADLYDSVTDNPTKPTMFIVFNDIQAYPEYLITFT
- the LOC113150045 gene encoding protein mono-ADP-ribosyltransferase PARP14-like isoform X1 translates to MSGSECPPVVVEGDWSPAQTKTVKNKLLLHFQSKKKSNGGDCRVEVEDGAPRAAVYFRAPEVRAQVLEKDDHEIFLDGKTIRLRLVSASSPTNNSSNISDSSTDLNKTQTPKSEVEPQNGAAAAKKEDSESSQSVAVVLENVTDNMSREILSILVENISGLDDNSFSLEIIWESDSAVVTFNNPADVERFITVSQTNKNMMKYGLTARLLEEAKRIRVEDLPPTASKDLLEIYFDKYLLDKIDMIPEEQAAIVTFSDPKGFSSVKSICMKDHRIGSIPVKVYPYYESLGTALYGKERPIWKMPEPFTENIDHAVWKYLLMKKELKSINDQMRPFFCCVELCVNNPQVKLSPLLSLLRQKDLTAKDIDNWMSSAKSAFHQQMSQYSAFECPINTPSWKAAETDVRSFIKEDAVLVLDASRGALVVAGRADDIKRIRAPVENIILKAMSQIERQTNGVSDEMDLSPVLFFILTHDGLQKVTQDISPEINVSYSDSSQKLTITGLPAEVFQIKSWILERKVRMSKNQLNAPSCILEFLKSLDPMDMSQDLFTSQGISAFYSIESNRVYLTGSSDTSLADAESKLKSVLSVQTLDVEDQEVLKLHDWVDLNKQLLDTYNSSKKKTVAIQVHPERDKVSVVGFVNPVKEVSSSLKEVMVNYSRVQESLRVKSCAVVQFLNKNKLNDWKHVAKANDVKVSFDSERPKITISGARIHVQKIKSCFQELISSLCTDTFTVDKPGAKKYFMSQGSMFLSTIMTEFSCVVVMRSDNQEEEEEDESYVAENGQCFCKVKTTTGVLVSVTKADICSFSADAVVNAANEDLQHIGGLALALLKAAGPQLQKMSDDYIAKNGRLRPGDAIVTDAGNLPCKCVVHTVGPRFSDFDRRTAVSRLKVAVKESLRQAERSSCSSIALPAISSGVFGFPVDLCAETIAEAVREFCDDPQSRGMLTEIHLVDNNDNTVKVLASAVNNEFSDLGFTMMEPPQTGSKGAEASGGYEPGRGRGQNHSYSSQEEGRAEGGRGRGRGRGTGKKGFQEGQTSNRGDQRSWGHTGPEAAEGSGRMEQNTAEGVKIVLWKGNIQDQTTNVIVNTIGDNMNLTQGAVSKALLQAAGPKLQSAVRSEAKAPVLQCCDVVITKGFKLSCQKVFHTVCPFWDKGKGNAENGLIHIIRYCLDQAEKLKMTSLSFPAIGTGNLGFPRDLVSKVLLREIHIFSRNRNPRYLREVDIVVHPSDSQTIDSFSREFKGHNAVRSIQQEAQDFTVSTIQQSPRKSQQPSASVGAVSSPSLGVYQMQIGPITLEVSSGDITKEASDVIVNSSNPDFTLKAGVSKAILDSAGLTVELECAQIVNSPGYQPRPMITTSAGQLPSKTIIHVVGQKDPAIIKDMVYSVLNVCEENTFGSVSFPALGTGQGGAHPSAVADAMVGAVVDFVKKKQPKSVCSVKILIFQTGMMTEFHKNMQSRQGEDLEEKTIITKIKDGWTSFTSMLGFGGEQSSTPELVLEKEEFERAVFQLCAENDQDVRQAKKRITDLIVAEQATRTMRDPFIKQLSQADMEQLKQLQRELTVTIHLDKGLGGQEPSIHLEGLTRDVFTAESAIRDIIRKVERSENLKSKALLVSGVVQWQYPHSDGTMVPFDIYTNLRLEEALGKRQSVKIEINNKTYVANTMLRKAVLEYGRKEVELLRKDLKDDSASPSALPSHWDDMKGDLLKRFPVASGSQEYNNVEKEFRRTGLNSNIISIERVQNVTLWQSYQLMKKEMEKKNKHKNNEKLLFHGTNSNAIDLIDKQGFNRGYAGTHAAAYGNGSYFAVDPIYSARGYAKPDTNGHKPIYLSRVLVGDFTQGKSGMITPPSKNTGNAADLYDSVTDNPTKPTMFIVFNDIQAYPEYLITFT
- the LOC113150045 gene encoding protein mono-ADP-ribosyltransferase PARP14-like isoform X2 gives rise to the protein MSGSECPPVVVEGDWSPAQTKTVKNKLLLHFQSKKKSNGGDCRVEVEDGAPRAAVYFRAPEVRAQVLEKDDHEIFLDGKTIRLRLVSASSPTNNSSNISDSSTDLNKTQTPKSEVEPQNGAAAAKKEDSESSQSVAVVLENVTDNMSREILSILVENISGLDDNSFSLEIIWESDSAVVTFNNPADVERFITVSQTNKNMMKYGLTARLLEEAKRIRVEDLPPTASKDLLEIYFDKYLLDKIDMIPEEQAAIVTFSDPKGFSSVKSICMKDHRIGSIPVKVYPYYESLGTALYGKERPIWKMPEPFTENIDHAVWKYLLMKKELKSINDQMRPFFCCVELCVNNPQVKLSPLLSLLRQKDLTAKDIDNWMSSAKSAFHQQMSQYSAFECPINTPSWKAAETDVRSFIKEDAVLVLDASRGALVVAGRADDIKRIRAPVENIILKAMSQIERQTNGVSDEMDLSPVLFFILTHDGLQKVTQDISPEINVSYSDSSQKLTITGLPAEVFQIKSWILERKVRMSKNQLNAPSCILEFLKSLDPMDMSQDLFTSQGISAFYSIESNRVYLTGSSDTSLADAESKLKSVLSVQTLDVEDQEVLKLHDWVDLNKQLLDTYNSSKKKTVAIQVHPERDKVSVVGFVNPVKEVSSSLKEVMVNYSRVQESLRVKSCAVVQFLNKNKLNDWKHVAKANDVKVSFDSERPKITISGARIHVQKIKSCFQELISSLCTDTFTVDKPGAKKYFMSQGSMFLSTIMTEFSCVVVMRSDNQEEEEEDESYVAENGQCFCKVKTTTGVLVSVTKADICSFSADAVVNAANEDLQHIGGLALALLKAAGPQLQKMSDDYIAKNGRLRPGDAIVTDAGNLPCKCVVHTVGPRFSDFDRRTAVSRLKVAVKESLRQAERSSCSSIALPAISSGVFGFPVDLCAETIAEAVREFCDDPQSRGMLTEIHLVDNNDNTVKVLASAVNNEFSDLGFTMMEPPQTGSKGAEASGGYEPGRGRGQNHSYSSQEEGRAEGGRGRGRGRGTGKKGFQEGQTSNRGDQRSWGHTGPEAAEGSGRMEQNTAEGVKIVLWKGNIQDQTTNVIVNTIGDNMNLTQGAVSKALLQAAGPKLQSAVRSEAKAPVLQCCDVVITKGFKLSCQKVFHTVCPFWDKGKGNAENGLIHIIRYCLDQAEKLKMTSLSFPAIGTGNLGFPRDLVSKVLLREIHIFSRNRNPRYLREVDIVVHPSDSQTIDSFSREFKGHNAVRSIQQEAQDFTVSTIQQSPRKSQQPSVGAVSSPSLGVYQMQIGPITLEVSSGDITKEASDVIVNSSNPDFTLKAGVSKAILDSAGLTVELECAQIVNSPGYQPRPMITTSAGQLPSKTIIHVVGQKDPAIIKDMVYSVLNVCEENTFGSVSFPALGTGQGGAHPSAVADAMVGAVVDFVKKKQPKSVCSVKILIFQTGMMTEFHKNMQSRQGEDLEEKTIITKIKDGWTSFTSMLGFGGEQSSTPELVLEKEEFERAVFQLCAENDQDVRQAKKRITDLIVAEQATRTMRDPFIKQLSQADMEQLKQLQRELTVTIHLDKGLGGQEPSIHLEGLTRDVFTAESAIRDIIRKVERSENLKSKALLVSGVVQWQYPHSDGTMVPFDIYTNLRLEEALGKRQSVKIEINNKTYVANTMLRKAVLEYGRKEVELLRKDLKDDSASPSALPSHWDDMKGDLLKRFPVASGSQEYNNVEKEFRRTGLNSNIISIERVQNVTLWQSYQLMKKEMEKKNKHKNNEKLLFHGTNSNAIDLIDKQGFNRGYAGTHAAAYGNGSYFAVDPIYSARGYAKPDTNGHKPIYLSRVLVGDFTQGKSGMITPPSKNTGNAADLYDSVTDNPTKPTMFIVFNDIQAYPEYLITFT